One Mangifera indica cultivar Alphonso chromosome 4, CATAS_Mindica_2.1, whole genome shotgun sequence genomic region harbors:
- the LOC123215078 gene encoding VQ motif-containing protein 8, chloroplastic-like, which translates to MSPAKFHEDHDRPYERSKSSNKDFINGGPRPSPLKISKESYTIHKSSYSPFSSFSSSTSTSLPGVVHNVDNKQQQQQRQPVIIYTHSPKVIHTQARDFMALVQKLTGLSSSTSHDDDQEQEESNNNKNPNLGHNETDENHDDSSSVSHVMNPLFSPNSTDFFCPPRPMHRFSDYTSPNSNNPISPSVLEFIKELP; encoded by the coding sequence ATGAGCCCCGCTAAGTTCCATGAAGATCACGATCGTCCCTACGAGCGTTCAAAAAGTAGCAACAAAGATTTCATCAATGGCGGCCCTCGTCCATCTCCATTGAAGATAAGCAAAGAGTCTTACACCATTCACAAATCATCCTATTCAccgttttcttctttttcttcttcaacctccACGTCCTTACCTGGGGTTGTTCATAATGTCGATAAcaagcagcagcagcagcagcgaCAACCAGTGATTATATACACGCATTCACCAAAGGTTATTCATACACAGGCGAGGGATTTCATGGCTTTGGTGCAAAAACTCACTGGACTTTCAAGCTCCACTTCCCATGATGATGATCAAGAACAAGAAGAGTCCAACAATAATAAGAACCCTAATCTTGGTCATAATGAAACAGATGAAAATCATGATGATTCATCATCCGTTTCTCACGTTATGAATCCTCTCTTCTCTCCCAATTCAACTGATTTCTTCTGTCCGCCGAGGCCAATGCATAGATTTTCAGATTACACTTCGCCAAATAGCAACAATCCAATCTCGCCTTCGGTGTTGGAGTTCATCAAGGAATTACCATGA
- the LOC123212927 gene encoding uncharacterized protein LOC123212927: MEIQIPVVNRIIDLETNINNLPLLPQVSALSGLEKLPQVYSFWKWGALILALIASFTTIVTKIKLLILRLREYLSLSPQLRLPLLADSDYDSDTDVASSSSSDVEDDNGLSEDDEDDTEVDQNDFRVRGTGHVYVNEHWENRKLGLRRRRRRSIGDFFSWSEFTGGKSVVKLWDNLGLGLGLNVEDDYSGPQNMLTIYDMNNGQEIRNIASVSHQKCEIPAYIATSSASPSLMFSPAENDGGGVTLGGWDMRIGSKLPAILAEWRPKLVNIVGGVKAGGVAKVYVRDDVNGALTVGDVRKVKSPLENVTENDVDTWWDADAVIVTEECSEESS; encoded by the coding sequence ATGGAGATTCAGATTCCTGTTGTCAATAGAATAATCGATTTGGAAACCAACATAAACAACTTACCTCTTCTCCCTCAAGTTTCTGCTCTTTCCGGCCTCGAAAAGCTTCCCCAAGTTTACAGTTTTTGGAAGTGGGGCGCTTTAATACTCGCCCTTATAGCTTCCTTCACCACCATCGtcacaaaaatcaaacttttaatccTTAGATTACGAGAATACCTCTCTCTTTCTCCACAACTCCGTCTCCCTCTTCTCGCAGACTCCGATTACGATTCCGATACAGATGTCgcgtcttcttcttcctcagACGTTGAAGACGATAACGGTCTTAGcgaagatgatgaagacgaCACCGAAGTTGATCAAAATGACTTTCGTGTACGAGGTACCGGCCACGTTTATGTAAATGAGCACTGGGAAAACCGTAAATTGGGTCTCAGACGACGCCGTAGAAGGAGTATCGGAGACTTTTTTTCTTGGTCGGAATTTACTGGTGGTAAGAGTGTCGTCAAGTTATGGGATAATCTAGGTTTAGGATTAGGTCTGAATGTTGAAGACGACTATTCGGGTCCGCAAAATATGTTGACAATTTATGATATGAACAACGGGCAAGAAATCCGAAATATCGCTTCCGTTTCTCACCAGAAATGCGAGATTCCCGCTTATATTGCTACATCATCAGCGTCTCCGTCGTTGATGTTCTCCCCGGCTGAAAATGACGGCGGGGGTGTGACTTTGGGCGGCTGGGACATGCGAATCGGATCTAAACTCCCGGCGATATTAGCCGAGTGGAGACCGAAACTCGTGAATATAGTTGGAGGAGTCAAGGCCGGCGGCGTGGCGAAAGTTTACGTGAGAGATGACGTCAACGGCGCGTTAACGGTTGGCGATGTAAGGAAGGTAAAGTCGCCGTTAGAGAATGTAACGGAGAATGACGTGGATACATGGTGGGATGCAGACGCTGTTATTGTAACGGAGGAGTGTTCTGAGGAGTCAAGTTGA